The sequence below is a genomic window from Caldisericum sp..
TTTTCGTTCATCTTATGAATTTGGATTTTAGTAAGGAACACATCCCCTAAGGAAATCGTATATGGAAGTTTTTCGAGCCTGTTTTCAAGATTAAGTTTGTGGCATTGCTCAAAAACACCTACAAAGATATCAATTTGATATTCATTCTCTTTATAATAAAGAAGCCTTGTCTCTCCGTGAAGAGCGTTGAACTGTTTGTCTGGAATAAGACCCGAACTTTCGAACACCTTATTCAACGCCTTAACTCCTTTCCTGTTAACAACAAAATCAAGGTCTTTATATTCTCTTTTCAAAGTTTCAATTTTACTTCCCTTTGGCGCATTAAGATACACAGCAAGCCCCCCCACAAGGCGGAGGGTTGCCCCCTCCACCTTGCACCTATCAATCAATGTTTTTGCAAAATCTACAAGAACTCCTGCTTCCTTCATAGCACACCACTATTCTGGCGGAATCTCTGTAAATACCTGTGTAATATCGATACCCTGTGCACGTCTCACTGCAACTGCAATGAGATACCAGATAACTGCAATAACAGGAACAGAGAAGGCTTCAATCATCGCAATTGGTTCAATCTTGAGACCAAACTGAGGGACAAGGAACGCAGCAACAAAAACCATACCCCAGGTTATTACTGTAACAATGCCTGAAATCGTCATAAGAGGAATTCCACCGACTTTTTTCTTTGCAAGGTCTGGTGCATTTTCAAAAAGGTCTTTCTTTTTGTATGGGAACACAATTGCTGCAATTCCCACGACAACAAAAGCAAGTGCCATAACTGCGATAATGTTTATTAGATACCCTCCAAGACCACCATAGATATTCAAGAAGTTGAGAAGTTCTATGTATAAACCCATAATTATTGTTGCTTTAACTGGTGTATGCAAGTTTGGATCAACATCTGCAACCCAGTCTGGTGCAAGCCTATCAAATGCCCATGCAAATAGGTTTCTTGTCCCAAGTAAAAATCCTGCTGGTGTCCACCATACAATACTCAAAAGGAAGGCAAGTGCGATATAAACCTTGATAAACTGAGGAAGGCTCAAAAATCTTGTAAGCGCAGGGAGTATGAAGACAATGCCCTTAGGTAACTTATCGGAAGCATTCATTCCCACATAGGAAAGAGATGAGAAGAAATCAAATCCCATTGCCTTATAAACCAAAAGTGAACCAAGCGCATACAAACCACCACCAATAAGAAGCGCACCTATAACTGAAACAATTACTGTCCTTCTTACATTCTTTATCTCTCCTGCAAAGTAGCCAGTCCATTCAAATCCAGTTAAGTTCTGGAAAGCCCATAACATAGCAAGTATTGTCATTTTCCAGTCAATACCCTGTGGTGGTGTATAACCTGCACTCTTTGCTATGTCTATTATTTGCTCAGGTTTTACACCTGTAATCGTTGCAAAACTTGCCTGGAATGCTTCTTTTGATGTTACTAAAAGACCCAGATACCAAAGACCAACACCAACCCAAACAATAATAAACAAAATTCTCATAAATTTTGCAGCAAATTTGGTTCCCTTAAGCATTATTAGTGTGAAGAAGATCGTCAAAATAGTTGCAACAATGAATTGGTTTCCTGGCTTTGCAAACCAATCGACAAATGATTGGGGAAGATTTGCAACATAACCAAAAGCGGGCATAAAGAAAGTCATCATTGTGGTAAAGTTAAAAGCAACCCAGTTTACAAAAACAAATGTGAGGGTAACATTAACAACAAAACCTATGAGAGGGCTTAGAGTTCTGCTCACCCAAACATAGTCTCCACCTGAACGAGGCATAATGAGTGTAAAGAAGATGTAAACACCACCAAACCCTAACAGAAGAATCGATCCAAGCACAAAGGCAAGTGCAATGTTTGCACCTGGGAAAGATGCCGCACCAAACTGGAGCGCTTGAGAGATACCAACCGGGATAAGGATTGCAGCAAAAACAAGGTTGAACGCATCAAAAGGTGTAA
It includes:
- a CDS encoding APC family permease; this translates as MAQKLFVRNATGLVRELTPFDAFNLVFAAILIPVGISQALQFGAASFPGANIALAFVLGSILLLGFGGVYIFFTLIMPRSGGDYVWVSRTLSPLIGFVVNVTLTFVFVNWVAFNFTTMMTFFMPAFGYVANLPQSFVDWFAKPGNQFIVATILTIFFTLIMLKGTKFAAKFMRILFIIVWVGVGLWYLGLLVTSKEAFQASFATITGVKPEQIIDIAKSAGYTPPQGIDWKMTILAMLWAFQNLTGFEWTGYFAGEIKNVRRTVIVSVIGALLIGGGLYALGSLLVYKAMGFDFFSSLSYVGMNASDKLPKGIVFILPALTRFLSLPQFIKVYIALAFLLSIVWWTPAGFLLGTRNLFAWAFDRLAPDWVADVDPNLHTPVKATIIMGLYIELLNFLNIYGGLGGYLINIIAVMALAFVVVGIAAIVFPYKKKDLFENAPDLAKKKVGGIPLMTISGIVTVITWGMVFVAAFLVPQFGLKIEPIAMIEAFSVPVIAVIWYLIAVAVRRAQGIDITQVFTEIPPE